Proteins from a genomic interval of Mycolicibacterium grossiae:
- a CDS encoding RDD family protein, which produces MTEHPPPVWGNAAPPPSSAASLPGPGPGLPAEAYTPWFTRVLAWIIDYVPAALITGIGYALLAATRDCVTLGQSEYGDLFGDAYSDAQVCGASTTGQASIVVFSLLTLAYVLWNYGYRQGRTGSSVGKSILGFRVVSEKTWQPIGFGPSMLRQIAHVLDSIVCYVGYLFPLWDAKRQTFADKIMSTVCVPL; this is translated from the coding sequence ATGACGGAGCACCCGCCACCTGTCTGGGGGAACGCCGCCCCGCCGCCGAGTTCCGCTGCGTCCCTGCCCGGCCCCGGCCCGGGCCTGCCGGCCGAGGCCTACACCCCGTGGTTCACGCGTGTCCTCGCCTGGATCATCGACTACGTCCCCGCAGCCCTCATCACCGGAATCGGCTATGCCCTCCTCGCTGCGACGCGGGACTGCGTGACGCTGGGGCAGTCCGAGTACGGCGACCTGTTCGGTGACGCCTACTCCGACGCCCAGGTGTGTGGCGCGAGTACGACGGGGCAGGCGTCGATCGTCGTGTTCTCGCTGCTGACACTGGCCTACGTCCTGTGGAACTACGGATACCGGCAGGGGCGAACGGGCTCCAGCGTCGGCAAGTCTATCCTCGGGTTCCGGGTGGTCAGTGAGAAGACGTGGCAGCCAATCGGATTCGGGCCGTCCATGCTGCGCCAGATCGCGCACGTCCTCGACTCGATCGTCTGCTACGTCGGCTACCTGTTCCCACTGTGGGACGCCAAGCGCCAGACCTTCGCCGACAAGATCATGTCCACCGTCTGCGTACCGCTGTAA